A stretch of DNA from Campylobacter concisus:
TTCAAGCGATTGCTCAGCTTGGGCCTCTACGCTACTACCTGCAAACTCACCCGCTGGTGTGACACCAAGCTGACCTGAGATAAATAAAAATCCATTTGCGCTAATAGCTTGAGAATATGGCCCAATCGCTTGTGGAGCTTTTTTTGTTGAGATTTGTTTTTTCATATTTTCTCCTTTTGAAATTTTTTAAAATCCTACTATAAATTTTCTAAATTTTTAGTCTCCAAAGGCTATAATGGGCAAAATTTCAAAAGGATGAAGATGCAAAATATACTCGCACCAAATGAGTTTTTAGATGATTATGTACTCAGTGCTGAGTTGGCTAAAAATGCTGGCATCTCATCAAATGCTTATCTTTTTTGGAAAAACGTCATAAGTGCTAAATTTGAAAACTCAAGAATAGTTTTTCTTAGAAAAAATAGCATTCCAGTCAAATTTCAAAACATTATAAAAACTTGCACGCCTTTAAATGGCCTTATTCCAACAGGCGTATTTTGCTCTTTTACCTCGCTTGCTCCTTCTCATCTTGTAGCAAAAAATGGCTCTAAGATCTACGAGCTCTTTAAATTTTATGAGATTTGCGGCATCAAATTTATAGACTTGAAGAAATTTTATGATGATTTTAAT
This window harbors:
- a CDS encoding cysteine permease encodes the protein MQNILAPNEFLDDYVLSAELAKNAGISSNAYLFWKNVISAKFENSRIVFLRKNSIPVKFQNIIKTCTPLNGLIPTGVFCSFTSLAPSHLVAKNGSKIYELFKFYEICGIKFIDLKKFYDDFNLSYSYRIYIEKCKFFSPAPFEKRIKLTETMCLGYY